TTTCGCCATGTCTTATTTAATgtttggcttaaatactctgtaggtccctgaaattgtaccccgtatcaaaataagtccctgaaatttttttttccgattccgggtccctagaaaaatttgtttgatcaaaataagtccctacgccggagaagacagtggttgcctcctcattgtttccacaaaccatgaaataacatgtttaaaacactcctagaccttcatatatctgatctgggcgaagaaatcgcaagaatcaaagctaaaacgaagaaaccgagaagctccataaattccggcgagaagaaatcaacttgcgactggccttttctcttcaactgtgacgaaccagcccacgagaccaccaccactgagttcctgaggacgagacgaagccggcccaacaccctggtcgtagcgccgccatgaccgccgtcgtcaaccaccgtcttctccggcgtagggacttattctgattaaaaaaacaattccagggatccggaatcggaaaaaaaattttcagggacttattttgatacggggtacaatttcagggacccctagagtatttaagccttaatgTTTTTCCTTAACATTTGGTGTCATCCCAACCTCAAGATGTTGTTGGAATAGAGTCATATAAGATGCTAATGTCTTGTGTGGCTTTGGTTTCCAGGTGTTGGGATACTTTCGATTCCATTTGCTCTAGCATCCGGAGGGTGGTTAAGCTTAATTCTTCTATTTGTTATTGCTGTTGTAACCTTTTACACAGGCTTGTTGATAAAGAATTGTATGGACAAGAATGCGAATATTAGAACCTATGCTGATATAGGTGAGCTTGCATTTGGAAAGATAGGAAGACTAACAGTAACAATATCCATATACACCGAGCTCTTCTTGGTTTCAACAGGCTTCTTGATTCTTGAAGGAGATAATTTGAGTAACTTATTCCATATTGGGGAGATTCAAGTGGCTGGATTAGCAATTGGTCGAAAACATTTCTTTGTAGTACTGGTTGCTCTTGTTATCTTGCCTACAGTTTTCATGAACAACTTGGGTCTACTTTCTTACATATCTGCAAGTGGTGTGTTTGGGACTGGTATCATCATCTTATCAATATTATGGACTGCAACATTTGATGGAATTGGTTTTCATCAAAAGGGAACTCTTGTTCATTGGAATGGAATCCCAACAGCTATTAGCTTGTACACCTTCTGTTTTGGTGCACATTCACTCTTCCCTACTCTATATAATTCCATGAGAAACAAACATCAGTTTTCTAGTGTAAGTGCTTTCCCTTTTGGGTGTGTTTGCTTCTGATTAATCTCTTTCTcaacaaattttgttttcttaATGTTTCAGGTCTTACTTGTATGCTTTATTCTAGCCACCATTGGTTATGCATCCATGGCTATAATTGGTTACCTAATGTTTGGTGGAGAAGTTGAATCACAAGTAACCTTAAACCTACCACTAGACAAAATAAGCTCAAGAATAGCAATATATACAACGTTGGCCAATCCCATATGCAAGTATGCTTTGATGATAACACCAATTAAGATTGCTTTGAAAGATTTGCTTCCAAGGAGGTACAAGAATAAAGTCACTGACATCCTAGTTAGCACTATTCTTGTGATCAGCACTGTCATTATTGCTCTCACGATTCCTTTCTTTGGGTATCTCATGTCCTTAGTTGGAGCACTTCTAAACGTCACAACTTCTATTCTACTTCCATGCTTGTGCTACTTCAAAATTTCACAGAGTTACAAGAAATTTAGGTTTGAGACAATAGCCATAGTGGTAATAGTATTGTTAGGTATAACAATGGGAATATCTGGAACATACATGTCACTCAATGAGATAGTCCATCATTTGTAATTTTTGGACTTTTGAAGCACGCTTGAACCTGACTAATGAAGTTAGACTTAAATTTTTTTGCTGAACTTGTATACAAGCGGAACCTCCAAGGTTGTGTGTCTGATCTTGTGCTCCTTCTGTCAGAACTTGAATTTCAATTGCCCATGACTTATTATATTAGTTTCTCGTATAGTATTACTAGATAattgttgtttttcttttttcatggaGGTCATTCTCTGCATTCATATTCACGCAGTCAAGCATTTTTAGTCGTATGATTTTAATTGGACAACTCACGTTCTAAGTTATATATAATAAGTAAATTGAAATAGTAACTCAGAATCGGAGTCATCCAACCTTAATTGGATGATTCAAAATCCTTGAATGAGTGAGTGATCGGATGACTCAAAATCTTTGAATGTGTGAATGCTGCTGGATTAGAATCCTTATATACTCATGTACAAAGTCATCCTACTGTCCTACAAAGCTATAACAGTCTGCCTTGTCACTGAAACTATACTTATGCTTCGATCATTTCTCTGATAGAGGTTCTATCTATCTTAATTGAAGAAATATCAGTGAACTCTGATAAGATTGCTCTGAATTCATCTCCAGTTAGAGTCTCC
This is a stretch of genomic DNA from Lotus japonicus ecotype B-129 chromosome 1, LjGifu_v1.2. It encodes these proteins:
- the LOC130728521 gene encoding amino acid transporter AVT1I-like, with the protein product MEEKHGNYSYELRCATDAEKTIVTSPPTTNCNVSFFRTCFNGLNAISGVGILSIPFALASGGWLSLILLFVIAVVTFYTGLLIKNCMDKNANIRTYADIGELAFGKIGRLTVTISIYTELFLVSTGFLILEGDNLSNLFHIGEIQVAGLAIGRKHFFVVLVALVILPTVFMNNLGLLSYISASGVFGTGIIILSILWTATFDGIGFHQKGTLVHWNGIPTAISLYTFCFGAHSLFPTLYNSMRNKHQFSSVLLVCFILATIGYASMAIIGYLMFGGEVESQVTLNLPLDKISSRIAIYTTLANPICKYALMITPIKIALKDLLPRRYKNKVTDILVSTILVISTVIIALTIPFFGYLMSLVGALLNVTTSILLPCLCYFKISQSYKKFRFETIAIVVIVLLGITMGISGTYMSLNEIVHHL